A window from Myripristis murdjan chromosome 11, fMyrMur1.1, whole genome shotgun sequence encodes these proteins:
- the olah gene encoding S-acyl fatty acid synthase thioesterase, medium chain encodes MGEIDETATQRMEKVINCFCKKPDAVARLICFPWAGGGSIHYARWGNVLDGSIEVYAVKLPGRESRAKEAFFQDMQQIVDEVIGVLLPELREKPFALFGHSFGAMTSFAVADALKRVHNLEPVHIFLSGASAPYSETRIKAPKRSELSDEDFLKWLMAIGGTPPELLANPEVLKLFLPALKADLHVVESYRYNKPDRPFLSCPVTCFDGKQDIPHDLQAWKDISSGDFTVRMLDGSHFYLKDAENEKIILDYITKHLETSEMDYL; translated from the exons ATGGGAGAAATCGATGAGACAGCAACACAAAG GATGGAGAAGGTGATCAACTGTTTCTGCAAGAAACCAGATGCTGTGGCCAGGCTGATTTGCTTCCCCTGGGCAGGTGGAGGCTCCATTCACTATGCACGCTGGGGAAACGTCCTCGACGGCTCTATTGAAG tgtacGCCGTTAAGCTTCCAGGCAGAGAGAGTCGAGCCAAAGAGGCGTTCTTTCAGGACATGCAGCAGATTGTGGATGAGGTTATTGGTGTGTTGCTAccagagctgagagagaagcCATTCGCCCTTTTTGGCCACAG TTTCGGCGCCATGACAAGCTTCGCTGTAGCAGATGCACTGAAGAGAGTCCACAACCTTGAACCAGTTCACATCTTCCTGTCTGGCGCCTCTGCACCTTAT TCAGAGACGCGCATCAAAGCCCCAAAGAGGAGCGAGCTGTCAGATGAGGATTTCCTGAAGTGGCTGATGGCGATCGGAGGCACTCCCCCCGAGCTGCTGGCCAACCCCGAGGTGCTCAAGCTCTTCCTGCCTGCTCTGAAGGCCGACCTGCACGTCGTGGAAAGCTACAG GTACAACAAGCCCGACAGGCCGTTCCTCTCCTGTCCGGTCACGTGCTTTGATGGGAAGCAGGACATTCCTCATGACTTACAAG CTTGGAAGGACATTTCATCCGGAGACTTCACAGTTCGGATGCTAGATGGATcgcatttttacttgaaagatgctgaaaatgaaaaaattatatTAGACTACATCACAAAACACCTAGAAACATCAGAAATGGACTATTTGTAG
- the LOC115368026 gene encoding sodium/hydrogen exchanger 3: MAAVWRFALVLCVLLMVSSRTTLGGEARSEDDHSTETSTGSEHGTSTSADSGADHGTNSSSGHGTGTGAGSGTDSHGDSHGDSHGEHGHGEPITTLPIVSWKWHHVTTPYLVALWVLVSWLCKLIIEANHHVTSVIPESALLICFGFILGGIIWGADKVQTFTLTPTVFFFYLLPQIILDAGYFMPNKLFFSNMGAILTYAVIGTCWNAATVGLSLWGCHMGGAMGDLDIGLLQYLLFGSLIAAVDPVAVIAVFEEVHVNEVLFIMVFGESLLNDGVTVVLFNVFDAFVSLGGAQIDAVEIIKGIISFFVVAFGGSLVGFVFGLLISLLTRCTKNIQIIEPGFIFVLGYLSYLTAEMLSLSAILSIVFCGMCCQKYINANMDEKSVTTVRYAMKVFANGSETIIFVFLGISAIDKALWVWNTGFILLTLLFIFVYRFIGVFFLTWILNKFRLVPLEIIDQVIMSYGGLRGAVAYGLAMMLDESKIKEKNLMVCTTLIVVYFTVIIQGITMKPLVTWLKVKRAGISELTLIEKVQNKVFDHMLVAIEDISGQIGHNYMRDKWKNFEEKWMSGLLMKPSARKNRDYLFNVFHQLNLKDAVSYVTEGERRGSLEFIRNETAFVDFKKKFGDDFSEVMPDVTADTSGDHVPVSSILRDNVPSVSLEMHELDMKGMRETEDVNSHHLLQQHLYKGRKQHRHRYSRSHFEVNKDENEVQEIFQRTMRNRLESFKSAKMGIAPPKTISKHQKKDQQQKMPNGKSMDKSKSHPFGDEDFEFSEGDSASGGEASGGSYPMRVTYRAGAGIENPAFMPDLDPMAPMQIPPWLAEAAVDSDTVAPSQRAQLSLPWTPSNLRRLAPLRISTHSTDSFVMADSPAIQEGSDRRPPPPPPPQGGGSHM, from the exons ATGGCAGCTGTGTGGCGATTTGCacttgtcctgtgtgtgttgctgatggTCTCCAGCAGGACGACCCTTGGCGGTGAAGCCAGGAGTGAGGACgaccacagcactgagaccAGCACCGGCAGTGAGCACGGGACAAGCACCAGCGCCGACTCTGGTGCTGATCACGGGACAAACTCGAGCTCAGGCCACGGGACGGGCACCGGGGCCGGCAGTGGCACGGACTCCCACGGGGACTCCCACGGGGACTCCCACGGAGAGCATGGACACGGGGAGCCCATCACCACCCTGCCCATAGTCAGCTGGAAGTGGCACCACGTCACCACACCTTACCTGGTGGCCCTGTGGGTGCTGGTCTCCTGGCTCTGCAAACTCA TCATCGAGGCCAACCACCATGTGACCAGCGTGATCCCAGAGAGCGCCCTGCTGATCTGCTTCGGATTCATCCTGGGTGGGATCATCTGGGGGGCGGACAAGGTGCAGACCTTCACTCTGACTCCGAccgtcttcttcttctacctGCTGCCCCAGATCATCCTGGACGCGGGCTACTTTATGCCAAACAAGCTCTTCTTCAGCAACATGGGCGCCATCCTGACCTACGCCGTCATCGGGACGTGCTGGAACGCCGCCACTGTGGGGCTCTCGCTGTGGGGCTGTCACATGGGAGGGGCCATGG GTGACCTGGACATCGGCCTGCTGCAGTACCTGCTCTTCGGCAGTCTGATTGCTGCCGTGGATCCTGTGGCTGTGATCGCCGTGTTTGAGGAGGTGCATGTCAACGAGGTCCTCTTCATCATGGTGTTCGGAGAGTCGCTGCTCAACGACGGCGTAACAGTG GTCCTGTTCAACGTGTTTGATGCATTCGTGTCCCTGGGAGGAGCTCAAATCGATGCGGTGGAGATCATCAAAGGAATAA tttcCTTCTTCGTGGTTGCGTTCGGCGGCTCCCTCGTGGGCTTTGTGTTCGGCCTGCTGATCTCTCTGCTGACCAGATGCACCAAGAACATCCAGATCATCGAGCCGGGCTTCATCTTCGTCTTGGGATACCTCTCCTACCTGACAGCCGAGATGCTCTCCCTGTCTGCCATCCTTTC gaTTGTCTTCTGCGGCATGTGCTGCCAGAAGTACATCAATGCGAACATGGACGAGAAgtctgtcaccaccgtcagatacgCCATGAAGGTTTTTGCTAATGGCTCAGAAACCATCATCTTTGTCTTCCTCGGCATCTCGGCCATTGATAAGGCATTATGGGTGTGGAACACAGgcttcatcctcctcaccctcctcttcatcttcgtGTACAGATTCATAG GTGTGTTTTTCCTGACCTGGATCCTGAACAAATTCAGGCTGGTCCCCTTGGAGATCATCGATCAGGTGATTATGAGCTACGGTGGCCTGCGAGGGGCTGTTGCGTACGGCCTGGCAATGATGCTTGATGAGAGCAAGATAAAGGAGAAGAATTTGATGGTCTGCACGACGCTTATCGTGGTGTACTTCACTGTCATCATTCAG GGAATAACGATGAAACCTCTGGTAACCTGGCTGAAAGTGAAGAGAGCTGGAATATCCGAGCTCACACTGATAGAAAAAGTACAGAATAAG gtCTTTGACCACATGCTCGTTGCCATAGAAGACATATCTGGACAAATAGGACACAACTACATGAGGGACAA GTGGAAGAACTTTGAGGAGAAGTGGATGTCCGGGCTTTTGATGAAACCATCAGCGAGGAAGAATCGTGACTACCTCTTCAATGTCTTCCACCAGCTCAATCTCAAAGATGCTGTGAGCTACGTGACTGAG GGTGAACGCAGAGGCTCCCTGGAATTCATCCGCAATGAAACAGCATTCGTCGACTTCAAGAAGAAGTTTGGTGACGACTTCTCAGAGGTCATGCCTGACGTCACGGCCGACACATCCGGCGATCACGTGCCAGTCTCCTCCATCCT AAGAGACAATGTACCATCAGTGAGCTTGGAAATGCACGAGCTAGACATGAAGGGTATGAGGGAAACAGAGGACGTCAACTCTCAccacctgctgcagcagcacctcTACAAGGGCAGGAAACAG CACAGGCACAGGTACAGCAGAAGCCACTTTGAAGTCAACAAAGACGAAAATGAGGTGCAGGAGATCTTCCAGAGGACCATGAGGAACCGTTTGGAGTCCTTCAAGTCTGCAAAGATGGGTATTGCACCGCCAAAGACGATAAGCAAACACCAAAAGAAGGACCAGCAACAAAAG ATGCCAAATGGAAAATCGATGGACAAAAGTAAAAGCCACCCGTTTGGTGATGAAG aTTTTGAGTTCTCAGAGGGAGACAGCGCCTCTGGTGGCGAGGCGTCCGGTGGGTCATACCCCATGAGGGTCACCTACAGAGCAGGAg CTGGCATCGAGAACCCAGCCTTCATGCCAGATTTGGACCCCATGGCGCCCATGCAGATCCCACCCTGGCTGGCCGAGGCGGCGGTGGACAGCGACACGGTGGCCCCGTCCCAGAGGGCCCAGCTCAGTCTGCCCTGGACGCCCAGCAACCTGCGCCGCCTGGCTCCTCTTCGCATCAGCACCCACTCCACAGACTCCTTCGTGATGGCCGACTCCCCCGCCATACAGGAGGGAAGTGACAGACGGCCTCCGCCACCGCCTCCGCCTCAGGGAGGAGGCTCCCACATGTAG